The sequence below is a genomic window from Methanobrevibacter sp. V74.
GAAATAAACTCAAAAGAAAAGAAAATAAACATTATTTTAGATAATGCAAGAATACATCATGCTAAAATCGTTGAAAAAGCATGCGAAATATTAAATATAAACTTAATATTTTTACAACCATACTGTCCCGATTTAAATCCAATCGAAGATGTATGGCGTAAAATTAAGTCTACAATATATAAATCAATATATAAAAATTTAAATGAATTAATAGAAATATTTAAACGAGAATACTACAAAATAGTTGATTTAACATC
It includes:
- a CDS encoding transposase; translation: MDLINKINNELYNDNSQQTSIEKIQKICNKEDNNNSRKIWHEKRSRLLNNLLNPKITEINSKEKKINIILDNARIHHAKIVEKACEILNINLIFLQPYCPDLNPIEDVWRKIKSTIYKSIYKNLNELIEIFKREYYKIVDLTS